A portion of the Actinomycetota bacterium genome contains these proteins:
- a CDS encoding TAXI family TRAP transporter solute-binding subunit gives MRGWRRWAVPTLVALVALAGCGGGGGGGGGGGADSRRLSIATGGTGGVYFVYGGGLAKLITSSLEGYEATAEVTSASVDNMTLIADEKSALAFTLADTASDAVQGRGSFKEQVPAQALAQLYTNYTQVVATAGKGIERIEDLKGKRVSVGSPNSGTEVIALRILEEAGIDPEADLRRQQLGVAESVQAVKDGSLDAFFWSGGLPTGAVTDLATSRRIVLLPTDEYVQPLRSQYGEVYAETAIPGGTYKGVAEGVKVIGVPNYLVVNRSMSEDLGYQLTKLLFDKKPELVKVHPEAKNLDLETAQQVTPLELHPGAQRYYQETAG, from the coding sequence ATGAGAGGCTGGCGGCGGTGGGCCGTGCCCACCCTGGTCGCGCTGGTGGCACTGGCCGGCTGCGGCGGCGGCGGGGGAGGAGGCGGAGGCGGCGGCGCCGACTCGCGGAGGCTGTCGATCGCCACCGGAGGGACCGGCGGCGTCTACTTCGTCTACGGCGGCGGGCTGGCCAAGCTGATCACCTCGTCGCTGGAGGGCTACGAGGCGACCGCCGAGGTCACCTCCGCCTCCGTCGACAACATGACGCTGATCGCCGACGAGAAGAGCGCGCTCGCCTTCACCCTGGCCGACACGGCGAGCGACGCCGTGCAGGGCCGCGGCTCGTTCAAGGAGCAGGTACCAGCCCAGGCCCTGGCCCAGCTGTACACCAACTACACCCAGGTGGTCGCCACCGCCGGCAAGGGCATCGAGCGCATCGAGGACCTCAAGGGCAAGCGGGTGTCGGTCGGGTCGCCCAATTCAGGCACCGAGGTGATCGCCCTGCGCATCCTGGAGGAGGCCGGGATCGACCCCGAGGCCGACCTTCGCCGCCAGCAGCTCGGCGTGGCCGAGTCGGTCCAGGCGGTCAAGGACGGCTCGCTGGACGCCTTCTTCTGGTCGGGTGGGCTGCCCACCGGCGCCGTCACCGACCTGGCCACCAGCCGCCGGATCGTGCTGCTGCCAACCGACGAGTACGTGCAGCCGCTGCGCAGCCAGTACGGCGAGGTCTACGCCGAGACGGCCATCCCCGGCGGCACCTACAAAGGCGTCGCCGAAGGAGTGAAGGTGATCGGGGTGCCCAACTACCTGGTCGTCAACCGGTCGATGAGCGAGGACCTTGGCTACCAGCTCACCAAGCTGCTGTTCGACAAGAAGCCCGAGCTGGTCAAGGTCCACCCGGAGGCCAAGAACCTGGATCTGGAGACCGCCCAGCAGGTCACGCCGCTGGAGCTGCACCCTGGCGCGCAGCGGTATTACCAGGAGACGGCCGGCTAG